The Notamacropus eugenii isolate mMacEug1 chromosome 4, mMacEug1.pri_v2, whole genome shotgun sequence DNA window GGGGGCGGTTCCTCGAGTGTCAAGGGCCGGCGGGCGGGCAGGCGGGTGGCAggtgccgccgccgccgccgcggccgCAGCGTCCACCTCCTTGTCctactccttttcctcctcctcctcctccgcctcTTCTAGCTCCAACGGCGATGAGCGGGATCCTGGCGACCACAGCACCTGCTTGCTGCCTGTCACCCGGAGCTTCCCCGTCCGAGTCCGGCCTCCTCTCCATCCCGCTGGGCCCCGCGGCGCGGCGCTGCCCCTGAAGAGGAGCGGCGGCCTCCCGGTCCTCCAGGGCCTGCGTTCGGGGGCCCCTTCCCTCCCCCGGCCCGCCCGCCGGCCTCAATGTCTCCCCGGCGGGGAGGGGGCTGCCTTGGAGACGCGCTGAGCAGCCCCTCCCGGCGGCCCctccgcagcagcagcagcagcagcagcagccccggCAGCAGCGGCAGCGGCCCCCGCggcgccccgcccccgcccccgcccccggcGGCGGTGGCGGCCTGGAGGAGCCGACCCCCGGCCGCCGACCCCCGAGCCTCGCAGCCCCCGCCGCCCCTGAGCCGCGGAGAGAGCGGCGGGCGCCCCCCGGGGAAGATGAAGGCGGAGGGGGCAGATAACTCCATGATCAACCTGTCGGTGCAGCAGGTCCTGAGCCTCTGGGCCCACGGGACAGTACTGAGGAACC harbors:
- the TMEM170B gene encoding transmembrane protein 170B — encoded protein: MSPRRGGGCLGDALSSPSRRPLRSSSSSSSSPGSSGSGPRGAPPPPPPPAAVAAWRSRPPAADPRASQPPPPLSRGESGGRPPGKMKAEGADNSMINLSVQQVLSLWAHGTVLRNLTEMWYWIFLWALFSSLFVHGAAGVLMFVMLQRHRQGRVISVIVVSIGFLASITGAMITSAAVAGIYRVAGKNMAPLEALVLGVGQTVLTLIISFSRILATL